One window of Triticum dicoccoides isolate Atlit2015 ecotype Zavitan chromosome 5A, WEW_v2.0, whole genome shotgun sequence genomic DNA carries:
- the LOC119300622 gene encoding probable stress-associated endoplasmic reticulum protein has product MTTSRRLADRKSAKFQKNVTKRGSVPETTVKKGNDYPVGPIVLGFFIFVVIGSSLFQIIRTATSGGMA; this is encoded by the exons ATG ACTACTTCAAGGCGTCTTGCTGACAGGAAGAGTGCGAAGTTTCAGAAGAACGTCACAAAGAGGGGCTCAGTGCCTGAAACTACTGTGAAGAAGGGGAATGACTATCCTGTTGGACCTATCGTGCTTGGATTCTTCATCTTTGTGGTCATAGGATCAT CCTTGTTTCAGATTATCAGGACGGCTACTAGTGGTGGGATGGCTTAA